In Spodoptera frugiperda isolate SF20-4 chromosome 12, AGI-APGP_CSIRO_Sfru_2.0, whole genome shotgun sequence, a single window of DNA contains:
- the LOC118262798 gene encoding gustatory receptor for sugar taste 64e-like produces the protein MRNAWSTAIGNISVGSVNTVNSLFKSWRKIAPTYTMDLYSLEKFKKYKKDWSYPVNIRYQEPVIQEKEKPCSTFQSAMKATLTIGQFFGLNPVQGIRGNDPAKLRFRLLSWRCAFTAISLMGQFTMAFVLFLSLFKEAASTVDTATTLLFYGFGFTTTILFFRIAIKWPQLSMIIAKGEAADPNTDAKLSRKFNIACAVILSLAFVEHGFSELHGMSIALDCHPEKPLYETFMRGSFAWLFLYIPYNDFVGFLAHFFNIQSTFNWNFTDVFVICMSTYLTARLEQVNQRIIAAKDKNLPSSFWRTMREDYNRTVHLVRQVDKMIGGVVFISFASNLFFVCSQLLHTLAGGIKASPKCRPDLPDDRRFFGGYEHSIYFVYSFLFLVVRSLAVSLTASKVHAASIEPAHALYDVSSANYCVEVERFLDQIHGDTVALSGLQFFHVKRGLILTIAGTIVTYELVLMQFTGVTPSSPDPG, from the exons ATGCGGAATGCATGGAGTACTGCTATCGGTAACATCAGTGTTGGAAGTGTAAACACAGTAAATAGCTTGTTCAAATCATGGAGGAAAATCGCACCGACATATACCATGGACTTATATTCGTtggaaaagtttaaaaaatataaaaaggattggagtt ATCCAGTAAACATCCGTTACCAAGAGCCCGTGATACAAGAGAAGGAGAAACCATGTTCCACCTTCCAATCCGCTATGAAGGCAACCCTGACCATAGGACAGTTTTTCGGTTTGAATCCTGTACAAGGCATACGTGGAAATGATCCTGCTAAGTTAAG ATTTAGGCTTCTATCATGGCGCTGCGCCTTCACAGCGATATCTCTGATGGGCCAGTTTACAATGGCCTTCGTACTATTCCTCAGCTTGTTCAAAGAGGCAGCTTCTACTGTGGACACTGCAA CCACACTATTATTCTACGGATTCGGTTTTACAACGACAATATTATTTTTCCGGATTGCAATAAAATGGCCGCAGTTGTCAATGATTATAGCTAAGGGAGAAGCTGCTGACCCTAACACAGACGCCAAACTAAGTAGAAAGTTTAACATCGCTTGTGCAGTAATATTGTCATTGGCTTTTG TGGAACACGGGTTTTCAGAATTGCATGGAATGTCTATAGCACTAGATTGTCACCCGGAAAAGCCTTTGTATGAAACGTTCATGAGGGGTAGTTTCGCCTGGCTGTTTTTATACATCCCATACAATGATTTTGTAGGATTTCTTGCTCAT TTTTTCAACATACAAAGTACTTTCAACTGGAACTTTACGGATGTGTTCGTCATTTGTATGAGTACGTACTTGACAGCTAGGCTCGAGCAAGTCAATCAGAGGATTATAGCCGCTAAAGACAAG AACTTACCGTCTTCATTTTGGCGTACGATGCGCGAGGACTACAACAGAACAGTACACTTGGTGCGACAAGTTGACAAGATGATTGGGGGGGTAGTGTTCATATCATTCGCTAGCAACCTGTTCTTCGTCTGCTCACAGCTCCTGCATACACTTGC CGGCGGTATAAAAGCATCACCAAAATGCAGACCGGACTTGCCTGATGATCGGcg ATTCTTCGGCGGCTACGAGCATTCAATATACTTCGTCTATTCGTTCCTGTTTCTCGTCGTGAGATCGCTGGCAGTGTCTTTGACTGCTTCTAAAGTGCATGCTGCCAGCATAGAGCCGGCGCATGCGCTGTATGATGTGTCTTCTGCTAATTACTGTGTGGAG GTGGAAAGGTTTCTGGACCAGATACACGGAGACACGGTGGCTTTGAGTGGTCTTCAGTTCTTCCACGTGAAACGGGGATTAATATTAACG ATTGCCGGCACAATAGTCACCTACGAGCTGGTATTGATGCAGTTTACAGGAGTTACTCCTTCGTCGCCGGATCCCGGTTAA